In the Malania oleifera isolate guangnan ecotype guangnan chromosome 1, ASM2987363v1, whole genome shotgun sequence genome, one interval contains:
- the LOC131153904 gene encoding COP1-interacting protein 7 isoform X1, with translation MNSVTRLDYVLFQLTPTRTRCDLVIYAAGASEKLASGLLEPFLSHLKAAKDQISKGGYSVTLRPPSTAAGASWFTKATLQRFVRFVSTPEVLERFVTIEREIEQIENSVQSNELSNTVVPADTEGNLSAADGNPKKVTAFSKSKGESNGAGDAASEENSKVRLQRVLETRKAVLRKEQAMAYARALVAGFEMDYIDDLIYFADAFGASRLREACISFAELCKRKNDDGLWMDELAAMRACSRSELSFMGASGIILAEEDNDLGQNITINVHNGGLSGEKQNGTIDASVSDSTTSHGSLEINQDNCVSAAAANMPPTDEKSQVPMSWPSHLPQYLHNYQGPVFQQMPPYHGYVYPGMHGASPYYPGNVQWPPNREDSPFGPDQRLFDLPMHGASSRNKERFSHRKESENLKEDAYRESSESGSESDSYEYLKHNKKHSSIDQVHKKRHGKTSRKVVIRNINYITSKRDGEKGSTSEGDSSDEDDFIDGDSLKQHVEEAVGSFEKHHKTTTHHKKRERSKHFNIVNGSNGAPDQSIESTVANNPGKESQNGSWDAFQSLLMRDEESNTENIERQSVQFHEENLPTKSSEVGIPFTFQMEAEIRKKQAVSIDSFVVTERDTGNEGKTHSENFEPAENIHPVMKKRDSAYEELLFSQRIEGSGTYSSDTVADFATESFRLKSREKEDWFVSYQPDKSANQDESIKFKMFDGNYDSALAGDVFNSVEKKKDVFADDSFMVQTRSAVNEEADSQLRTDIMVTDIVGAGQLENGTTEIPKDKVFGAQEPDDLYMVLERNSAVDHGVTSWTPEMDYGKEISVNETNKRLLDVETTAYVDNNSHSNDTGTNDKKSGVPKRKVPGRETRSKALGGSTGRGKSENVPRSKKPSPGSKTAALKSKSQKEEENRKKMEELLIQRQKRIAERSSANGFKKTPAEDKTAVTSKHEKTILQSPAPDVKKLPNQVIRSSTTDRLAAARINHEASTTQLKSGQLTRTTSKVNGVTDTTIDRLAAARINHKASTTQLKSSQLTRTTSKGNGATDTTIDRLAATSINHEASTTPLKSSQLTRTTSKVNGVTDTTIDHLAAARINHEVSTTQLKSSQLTRTTSKVNGVTDTTVDCLAAAHINDEASTSQLKSCQLTGTTSRINGVTDTTLSQKASRGENKKLNLKKVKSSDQKSGPNNSNSLLTSKSKNDEKKDHMDVTAAMSVELSPAQPIQSSENIRELHSTSSIEKDAGKLSSHMDSFDDKSCTAKLSKRDTSVPTENCSAQLDYLEGDCGVASKASTILCQDKTRSDNCQIIHEVTVEPLPTPAEEAWKIDDDGAANAESPVSPEISEIEISTPPPSNGMNTEPMHSRKKWNSGETSPKAAKGFRRLLLFGRKSR, from the exons ATGAATTCAGTGACGCGTCTCGACTATGTTCTGTTTCAGCTCACTCCAACCAGAACTAG GTGTGATCTGGTCATCTACGCCGCCGGCGCCAGCGAAAAGCTAGCTTCGGGCCTTCTTGAACCTTTCCTCTCGCATCTAAAAGCCGCGAAGGATCAAATTTCGAAAGGTGGGTATTCTGTCACGCTTCGCCCCCCGTCTACGGCTGCCGGCGCTTCCTGGTTCACCAAAGCCACTCTGCAGAG ATTTGTGAGGTTTGTGAGCACACCGGAGGTTCTTGAGAGGTTTGTGACCATAGAGAGAGAGATTGAGCAGATCGAGAACTCAGTTCAATCAAATGAACTGTCTAACACTGTCGTGCCGGCCGATACAGAAG GTAATTTATCAGCTGCTgatggaaatcccaagaaagtAACTGCTTTCTCCAAG TCAAAAGGTGAATCCAATGGTGCCGGTGATGCTGCATCAGAAGAAAATTCCAA GGTTCGTCTTCAACGTGTTCTTGAAACTCGAAAGGCAGTACTCCGAAAAGAGCAGGCAATGGCTTATGCACGTGCTTTAGTTGCAGGATTTGAAATGGACTACATAGATGATCTTATCTATTTTGCTGATGCTTTTGGAGCTTCTCGATTAAG GGAAGCATGCATAAGTTTCGCTGAGTTATGCAAGAGAAAGAATGATGATGGCCTTTGGATGGATGAATTAGCAGCAATGCGGGCATGCTCTCGCTCCGAATTGTCTTTTATGGGAGCATCTGGAATCATACTTGCTGAAGAGGACAATGACCTTGGTCAAAACATCACAATAAATGTTCACAATGGTGGTCTCTCTGGTGAGAAGCAGAATGGTACAATAGATGCATCAGTGTCTGATTCAACTACTAGTCATGGAAGTTTAGAAATTAACCAGG ATAATTGTGTATCAGCAGCAGCCGCTAATATGCCTCCAACAGATGAGAAAAGTCAAGTACCTATGTCATGGCCTAGTCATCTTCCTCAATACCTGCACAATTATCAAGGTCCTGTGTTTCAACAGATGCCCCCATATCACGGGTATGTTTACCCTGGCATGCATGGTGCCTCTCCATATTATCCAGGGAATGTGCAGTGGCCTCCCAATAGGGAAGATTCTCCCTTTGGTCCTGATCAGCGACTTTTTGATCTTCCGATGCATGGAGCATCTTCCAGAAATAAAGAGAGATTTTCACACAGAAAAGAATCAGAAAATTTGAAAGAAGATGCATACAGGGAGTCCAGTGAATCTGGTTCTGAAAGTGATTCATATGAGTATTTAAAGCATAACAAAAAGCATTCCTCGATAGATCAGGTGCATAAGAAAAGGCATGGGAAAACCTCAAGAAAGGTTGTTATCCGAAATATTAACTACATTACTTCTAAGAGGGATGGAGAAAAGGGCAGCACCTCTGAAGGGGATTCATCTGACGAGGATGATTTCATTGATGGAGATTCACTCAAACAGCATGTAGAGGAAGCTGTTGGGTCATTTGAGAAACACCATAAAACAACCACACATCATAAGAAACGAGAAAGAAGCAAGCATTTCAACATTGTAAATGGATCAAATGGTGCTCCTGATCAATCTATTGAAAGCACAGTTGCAAATAATCCTGGAAAAGAAAGTCAAAATGGAAGTTGGGATGCTTTCCAGAGCCTCCTGATGAGAGATGAAGAGTCAAATACAGAAAATATAGAAAGACAATCTGTGCAGTTTCATGAGGAAAATCTCCCAACCAAAAGCTCTGAGGTGGGAATTCCTTTCACATTTCAGATGGAAGcagaaataagaaagaaacaagCTGTTTCAATTGATTCTTTTGTTGTGACAGAGAGAGATACAGGCAATGAAGGTAAAACTCACTCTGAAAACTTTGAACCTGCTGAAAATATCCATCCAGTTATGAAGAAAAGGGATAGTGCATATGAGGAGTTGTTATTTTCAcaaagaattgaaggatcagGTACTTATTCCAGTGATACTGTAGCTGATTTTGCCACTGAATCTTTCAGACTGAAGAGCAGAGAAAAAGAAGATTGGTTTGTTAGCTACCAACCTGATAAATCTGCAAATCAGGATGAAAGCATTAAATTCAAAATGTTTGATGGGAATTATGATTCAGCATTAGCAGGAGATGTCTTTAACTCTGTTGAAAAGAAGAAAGATGTTTTTGCTGATGACTCTTTCATGGTTCAAACTCGATCAGCAGTCAATGAGGAAGCTGATTCCCAATTAAGGACAGACATCATGGTCACTGACATTGTTGGAGCTGGTCAACTTGAAAATGGCACAACAGAAATTCCAAAGGATAAGGTTTTTGGTGCCCAAGAACCAGATGACCTTTACATGGTGCTTGAACGTAATTCTGCTGTGGACCATGGTGTGACATCCTGGACTCCTGAAATGGACTACGGAAAAGAAATTTCAGTGAATGAAACCAACAAGAGGCTTTTGGATGTTGAAACAACTGCTTATGTTGACAATAATTCACACTCCAATGATACAGGCACTAATGATAAAAAGAGTGGAGTTCCTAAGAGGAAAGTTCCAGGTAGAGAAACAAGATCTAAAGCTTTGGGTGGATCTACAGGGAGAGGAAAGTCTGAAAACGTCCCCAGGAGCAAGAAACCTTCTCCTGGAAGCAAGACAGCTGCTCTGAAGAGCAAATCTCAAAAG GAAGAAGAGAATAGAAAGAAAATGGAGGAGTTACTGATTCAGCGCCAAAAAAGAATTGCTGAAAGAAGTTCTGCTAATGGATTTAAGAAGACCCCAGCAGAGGACAAAACAGCCGTTACTTCCAAGCACGAGAAAACAATACTTCAATCCCCAGCTCCAGATGTGAAGAAACTACCCAATCAAGTGATTAGGAGTTCCACTACAGATCGCCTTGCAGCCGCACGTATAAATCACGAGGCATCAACTACTCAATTGAAATCTGGTCAACTGACAAGAACAACCTCAAAGGTAAATGGTGTAACTGATACCACTATAGATCGCCTTGCAGCCGCACGTATAAATCACAAGGCATCAACTACTCAATTGAAATCCAGCCAACTGACAAGAACAACCTCAAAGGGAAATGGTGCAACTGATACCACTATAGATCGCCTTGCAGCCACAAGTATAAATCACGAGGCGTCAACTACTCCGTTGAAATCCAGCCAACTGACAAGAACGACCTCAAAGGTGAATGGTGTGACTGATACCACTATAGATCACCTTGCAGCCGCACGTATAAATCATGAGGTGTCAACTACTCAATTGAAATCCAGCCAACTGACAAGAACAACCTCAAAGGTGAATGGTGTAACTGATACCACTGTAGATTGCCTTGCAGCTGCACATATAAATGATGAGGCATCAACTAGTCAATTGAAATCCTGCCAACTGACAGGAACAACCTCGAGGATAAATGGTGTAACTGATACCACCTTATCACAGAAGGCTTCTAGAGGTGAGAATAAGAAACTAAACTTAAAGAAGGTCAAATCTTCAGACCAGAAAAGTGGCCCAAACAACTCAAACAGTTTGCTTACTTCTAAGtctaaaaatgatgaaaagaaGGATCATATGGATGTCACTGCAGCAATGTCTGTGGAGTTGAGTCCTGCACAACCAATTCAATCATCTGAAAACATTAGAGAGCTCCACAGCACATCTTCAATTGAGAAGGATGCAGGAAAATTGAGTTCTCATATGGACAGTTTTGATGATAAAAGCTGCACTGCTAAGTTGAGCAAAAGGGACACATCTGTTCCTACTGAAAATTGTTCTGCACAGTTGGATTACTTGGAAGGAGATTGTGGGGTAGCATCGAAAGCATCTACAATTCTTTGTCAAGACAAAACAAGATCTGATAATTGTCAAATTATTCATGAAGTGACTGTGGAACCTCTGCCTACCCCAGCTGAGGAAGCTTGGAAAATTGATGATGATGGTGCAGCTAATGCTGAGTCTCCAGTCTCCCCTGAAATTTCTGAGATTGAAATCTCAACCCCACCGCCGAGCAATGGAATGAACACGGAACCAATGCACTCAAGGAAGAAATGGAACAGTGGTGAAACCTCTCCTAAAGCTGCAAAAGGGTTTAGGAGGCTGCTTTTGTTTGGCAGGAAAAGCCGATAG
- the LOC131153904 gene encoding COP1-interacting protein 7 isoform X2 — translation MAYARALVAGFEMDYIDDLIYFADAFGASRLREACISFAELCKRKNDDGLWMDELAAMRACSRSELSFMGASGIILAEEDNDLGQNITINVHNGGLSGEKQNGTIDASVSDSTTSHGSLEINQDNCVSAAAANMPPTDEKSQVPMSWPSHLPQYLHNYQGPVFQQMPPYHGYVYPGMHGASPYYPGNVQWPPNREDSPFGPDQRLFDLPMHGASSRNKERFSHRKESENLKEDAYRESSESGSESDSYEYLKHNKKHSSIDQVHKKRHGKTSRKVVIRNINYITSKRDGEKGSTSEGDSSDEDDFIDGDSLKQHVEEAVGSFEKHHKTTTHHKKRERSKHFNIVNGSNGAPDQSIESTVANNPGKESQNGSWDAFQSLLMRDEESNTENIERQSVQFHEENLPTKSSEVGIPFTFQMEAEIRKKQAVSIDSFVVTERDTGNEGKTHSENFEPAENIHPVMKKRDSAYEELLFSQRIEGSGTYSSDTVADFATESFRLKSREKEDWFVSYQPDKSANQDESIKFKMFDGNYDSALAGDVFNSVEKKKDVFADDSFMVQTRSAVNEEADSQLRTDIMVTDIVGAGQLENGTTEIPKDKVFGAQEPDDLYMVLERNSAVDHGVTSWTPEMDYGKEISVNETNKRLLDVETTAYVDNNSHSNDTGTNDKKSGVPKRKVPGRETRSKALGGSTGRGKSENVPRSKKPSPGSKTAALKSKSQKEEENRKKMEELLIQRQKRIAERSSANGFKKTPAEDKTAVTSKHEKTILQSPAPDVKKLPNQVIRSSTTDRLAAARINHEASTTQLKSGQLTRTTSKVNGVTDTTIDRLAAARINHKASTTQLKSSQLTRTTSKGNGATDTTIDRLAATSINHEASTTPLKSSQLTRTTSKVNGVTDTTIDHLAAARINHEVSTTQLKSSQLTRTTSKVNGVTDTTVDCLAAAHINDEASTSQLKSCQLTGTTSRINGVTDTTLSQKASRGENKKLNLKKVKSSDQKSGPNNSNSLLTSKSKNDEKKDHMDVTAAMSVELSPAQPIQSSENIRELHSTSSIEKDAGKLSSHMDSFDDKSCTAKLSKRDTSVPTENCSAQLDYLEGDCGVASKASTILCQDKTRSDNCQIIHEVTVEPLPTPAEEAWKIDDDGAANAESPVSPEISEIEISTPPPSNGMNTEPMHSRKKWNSGETSPKAAKGFRRLLLFGRKSR, via the exons ATGGCTTATGCACGTGCTTTAGTTGCAGGATTTGAAATGGACTACATAGATGATCTTATCTATTTTGCTGATGCTTTTGGAGCTTCTCGATTAAG GGAAGCATGCATAAGTTTCGCTGAGTTATGCAAGAGAAAGAATGATGATGGCCTTTGGATGGATGAATTAGCAGCAATGCGGGCATGCTCTCGCTCCGAATTGTCTTTTATGGGAGCATCTGGAATCATACTTGCTGAAGAGGACAATGACCTTGGTCAAAACATCACAATAAATGTTCACAATGGTGGTCTCTCTGGTGAGAAGCAGAATGGTACAATAGATGCATCAGTGTCTGATTCAACTACTAGTCATGGAAGTTTAGAAATTAACCAGG ATAATTGTGTATCAGCAGCAGCCGCTAATATGCCTCCAACAGATGAGAAAAGTCAAGTACCTATGTCATGGCCTAGTCATCTTCCTCAATACCTGCACAATTATCAAGGTCCTGTGTTTCAACAGATGCCCCCATATCACGGGTATGTTTACCCTGGCATGCATGGTGCCTCTCCATATTATCCAGGGAATGTGCAGTGGCCTCCCAATAGGGAAGATTCTCCCTTTGGTCCTGATCAGCGACTTTTTGATCTTCCGATGCATGGAGCATCTTCCAGAAATAAAGAGAGATTTTCACACAGAAAAGAATCAGAAAATTTGAAAGAAGATGCATACAGGGAGTCCAGTGAATCTGGTTCTGAAAGTGATTCATATGAGTATTTAAAGCATAACAAAAAGCATTCCTCGATAGATCAGGTGCATAAGAAAAGGCATGGGAAAACCTCAAGAAAGGTTGTTATCCGAAATATTAACTACATTACTTCTAAGAGGGATGGAGAAAAGGGCAGCACCTCTGAAGGGGATTCATCTGACGAGGATGATTTCATTGATGGAGATTCACTCAAACAGCATGTAGAGGAAGCTGTTGGGTCATTTGAGAAACACCATAAAACAACCACACATCATAAGAAACGAGAAAGAAGCAAGCATTTCAACATTGTAAATGGATCAAATGGTGCTCCTGATCAATCTATTGAAAGCACAGTTGCAAATAATCCTGGAAAAGAAAGTCAAAATGGAAGTTGGGATGCTTTCCAGAGCCTCCTGATGAGAGATGAAGAGTCAAATACAGAAAATATAGAAAGACAATCTGTGCAGTTTCATGAGGAAAATCTCCCAACCAAAAGCTCTGAGGTGGGAATTCCTTTCACATTTCAGATGGAAGcagaaataagaaagaaacaagCTGTTTCAATTGATTCTTTTGTTGTGACAGAGAGAGATACAGGCAATGAAGGTAAAACTCACTCTGAAAACTTTGAACCTGCTGAAAATATCCATCCAGTTATGAAGAAAAGGGATAGTGCATATGAGGAGTTGTTATTTTCAcaaagaattgaaggatcagGTACTTATTCCAGTGATACTGTAGCTGATTTTGCCACTGAATCTTTCAGACTGAAGAGCAGAGAAAAAGAAGATTGGTTTGTTAGCTACCAACCTGATAAATCTGCAAATCAGGATGAAAGCATTAAATTCAAAATGTTTGATGGGAATTATGATTCAGCATTAGCAGGAGATGTCTTTAACTCTGTTGAAAAGAAGAAAGATGTTTTTGCTGATGACTCTTTCATGGTTCAAACTCGATCAGCAGTCAATGAGGAAGCTGATTCCCAATTAAGGACAGACATCATGGTCACTGACATTGTTGGAGCTGGTCAACTTGAAAATGGCACAACAGAAATTCCAAAGGATAAGGTTTTTGGTGCCCAAGAACCAGATGACCTTTACATGGTGCTTGAACGTAATTCTGCTGTGGACCATGGTGTGACATCCTGGACTCCTGAAATGGACTACGGAAAAGAAATTTCAGTGAATGAAACCAACAAGAGGCTTTTGGATGTTGAAACAACTGCTTATGTTGACAATAATTCACACTCCAATGATACAGGCACTAATGATAAAAAGAGTGGAGTTCCTAAGAGGAAAGTTCCAGGTAGAGAAACAAGATCTAAAGCTTTGGGTGGATCTACAGGGAGAGGAAAGTCTGAAAACGTCCCCAGGAGCAAGAAACCTTCTCCTGGAAGCAAGACAGCTGCTCTGAAGAGCAAATCTCAAAAG GAAGAAGAGAATAGAAAGAAAATGGAGGAGTTACTGATTCAGCGCCAAAAAAGAATTGCTGAAAGAAGTTCTGCTAATGGATTTAAGAAGACCCCAGCAGAGGACAAAACAGCCGTTACTTCCAAGCACGAGAAAACAATACTTCAATCCCCAGCTCCAGATGTGAAGAAACTACCCAATCAAGTGATTAGGAGTTCCACTACAGATCGCCTTGCAGCCGCACGTATAAATCACGAGGCATCAACTACTCAATTGAAATCTGGTCAACTGACAAGAACAACCTCAAAGGTAAATGGTGTAACTGATACCACTATAGATCGCCTTGCAGCCGCACGTATAAATCACAAGGCATCAACTACTCAATTGAAATCCAGCCAACTGACAAGAACAACCTCAAAGGGAAATGGTGCAACTGATACCACTATAGATCGCCTTGCAGCCACAAGTATAAATCACGAGGCGTCAACTACTCCGTTGAAATCCAGCCAACTGACAAGAACGACCTCAAAGGTGAATGGTGTGACTGATACCACTATAGATCACCTTGCAGCCGCACGTATAAATCATGAGGTGTCAACTACTCAATTGAAATCCAGCCAACTGACAAGAACAACCTCAAAGGTGAATGGTGTAACTGATACCACTGTAGATTGCCTTGCAGCTGCACATATAAATGATGAGGCATCAACTAGTCAATTGAAATCCTGCCAACTGACAGGAACAACCTCGAGGATAAATGGTGTAACTGATACCACCTTATCACAGAAGGCTTCTAGAGGTGAGAATAAGAAACTAAACTTAAAGAAGGTCAAATCTTCAGACCAGAAAAGTGGCCCAAACAACTCAAACAGTTTGCTTACTTCTAAGtctaaaaatgatgaaaagaaGGATCATATGGATGTCACTGCAGCAATGTCTGTGGAGTTGAGTCCTGCACAACCAATTCAATCATCTGAAAACATTAGAGAGCTCCACAGCACATCTTCAATTGAGAAGGATGCAGGAAAATTGAGTTCTCATATGGACAGTTTTGATGATAAAAGCTGCACTGCTAAGTTGAGCAAAAGGGACACATCTGTTCCTACTGAAAATTGTTCTGCACAGTTGGATTACTTGGAAGGAGATTGTGGGGTAGCATCGAAAGCATCTACAATTCTTTGTCAAGACAAAACAAGATCTGATAATTGTCAAATTATTCATGAAGTGACTGTGGAACCTCTGCCTACCCCAGCTGAGGAAGCTTGGAAAATTGATGATGATGGTGCAGCTAATGCTGAGTCTCCAGTCTCCCCTGAAATTTCTGAGATTGAAATCTCAACCCCACCGCCGAGCAATGGAATGAACACGGAACCAATGCACTCAAGGAAGAAATGGAACAGTGGTGAAACCTCTCCTAAAGCTGCAAAAGGGTTTAGGAGGCTGCTTTTGTTTGGCAGGAAAAGCCGATAG